One segment of Leuconostoc lactis DNA contains the following:
- a CDS encoding LysM peptidoglycan-binding domain-containing protein, translating to MKTSTMLKSAVAAGAFAVAGVATANADTITVQAGDTLSKLARANGTTVDALAKANGLSNPNLIFVGQQLQTEGTANAAALAQPAATQQATSAPAAANGTYTVKAGDTLNRIAAANGTSVAALATANGIQNINLIAVGQVLKLSADATAPAAAPAQPAAPAQTQQAAPAQPAASGSVPDDVKYIAAADTNRDGFMTAAEYLAYQANGGTTAPAAPAAPAPAAPQVTQVSTAGNSAAATMLNSLNALRASLGLRPVTLDAGLSAQAQSRAYNAVANGGLPTNHFRTNGEVVAIGFGFNQVISAWYNETGMMTNGTPGHRMWVTNPRATSVGFGVVGGTIVAVSNVGQY from the coding sequence ATGAAAACATCCACTATGCTTAAATCTGCTGTTGCTGCCGGCGCATTTGCTGTTGCTGGTGTGGCAACTGCCAATGCTGATACAATTACTGTTCAAGCTGGTGATACATTATCAAAGTTAGCACGTGCAAATGGCACAACTGTTGATGCCTTAGCAAAGGCCAACGGTCTTTCAAATCCCAACTTGATTTTTGTTGGGCAACAATTACAAACTGAAGGAACTGCTAACGCTGCAGCGTTAGCTCAACCAGCTGCAACGCAACAAGCAACTTCAGCCCCAGCAGCTGCTAATGGTACTTATACAGTGAAGGCTGGCGACACATTGAACCGTATCGCCGCTGCTAACGGCACATCAGTTGCCGCACTTGCTACTGCTAACGGTATTCAAAACATTAACTTGATTGCGGTTGGTCAAGTATTGAAGTTGTCTGCTGATGCAACTGCCCCAGCAGCAGCACCGGCTCAACCAGCTGCGCCAGCGCAAACACAACAAGCAGCGCCAGCCCAACCAGCTGCTTCTGGTAGTGTTCCTGATGATGTGAAATACATTGCAGCGGCTGATACAAACCGTGATGGCTTTATGACAGCTGCTGAATACTTGGCTTATCAAGCTAATGGTGGCACAACTGCCCCAGCAGCTCCTGCAGCCCCAGCGCCAGCAGCACCACAAGTAACGCAAGTTTCAACAGCCGGTAACTCAGCTGCAGCAACGATGTTGAATTCATTGAACGCATTGCGTGCGTCATTGGGACTACGTCCAGTAACTTTGGATGCTGGTTTGTCAGCGCAAGCACAATCACGTGCTTACAACGCTGTTGCAAATGGTGGTTTGCCAACAAACCACTTCCGTACAAATGGTGAAGTCGTTGCCATTGGTTTTGGTTTCAACCAAGTAATCAGTGCTTGGTACAACGAAACAGGCATGATGACAAATGGTACACCAGGGCACCGTATGTGGGTCACTAACCCACGCGCAACATCAGTTGGTTTTGGTGTTGTTGGTGGCACAATTGTTGCCGTATCTAACGTTGGTCAATACTAA
- a CDS encoding aminoacyltransferase, giving the protein MTLVFTTLTPEEYNQFELQQPLGSYTQSVLQYHLLRQRQRDAFLLGVKDDDTIVAAALVTTEMTRFGQVYLFDRGPLMDFNDRELLAFFARSVRRFAKKQGALYIIWRPNITYADTDDKGQLIGGTNDQFLTMMTTAGFTHEPFQFGMSTTGSPTWEYVKPLAGLDNEREIRQSYTKNAQYYLKKNQQFGIQLRELSREELPAFKQLTQTTADRLHYHDKDLSFYEAIYDNYGDDATFIFAELNFERYIAEENDKIAALDQKLAKIQEKIDKYPHQDKFKRQFAEFDDQKQHHIKRVEKANQQFAAAGQATVVVAGALFIAQPQEMTYLYSGTYEAYMDYYAPYQIQDAMIQRAVAQGIPLYNFYGISGRFDGSDGVLGFKTAFAGHARQLVGDFILPVNGTKYRLYRLLKRLTGRG; this is encoded by the coding sequence ATGACATTAGTCTTTACAACACTAACACCAGAAGAATATAACCAATTTGAATTACAGCAGCCATTGGGTAGCTATACGCAATCTGTTTTACAATATCACCTTTTGCGTCAACGCCAGCGTGACGCATTTTTGTTGGGTGTTAAAGATGATGACACAATCGTTGCGGCGGCATTAGTCACCACCGAAATGACACGTTTTGGACAGGTCTATCTGTTTGATCGTGGGCCGTTGATGGATTTCAATGATCGTGAGTTGCTGGCATTTTTTGCTCGGTCGGTGCGTCGTTTTGCTAAAAAGCAAGGGGCGCTCTATATCATTTGGCGTCCGAATATCACTTATGCCGATACGGATGATAAGGGGCAATTAATTGGCGGTACAAATGATCAGTTCTTAACGATGATGACGACTGCAGGCTTCACACATGAGCCATTCCAATTTGGTATGTCAACTACTGGGTCGCCAACTTGGGAATATGTGAAGCCATTAGCTGGCTTAGATAATGAGCGAGAGATTCGCCAATCTTACACGAAGAACGCACAATATTATTTAAAGAAGAATCAGCAATTTGGCATTCAATTACGCGAATTATCACGGGAAGAGTTACCGGCGTTTAAACAGTTAACCCAAACGACTGCAGACCGGCTTCACTATCATGATAAAGACTTATCGTTTTATGAGGCGATTTATGATAATTATGGTGACGACGCGACCTTTATTTTTGCGGAATTGAACTTCGAACGCTACATAGCGGAAGAAAACGACAAAATTGCGGCGTTGGATCAAAAGTTAGCTAAAATTCAAGAAAAAATTGATAAATATCCGCATCAGGATAAGTTTAAGCGGCAATTTGCCGAATTTGATGATCAAAAGCAACATCACATTAAGCGTGTTGAAAAAGCCAACCAACAATTTGCAGCCGCCGGTCAAGCAACGGTTGTTGTTGCTGGGGCACTGTTTATTGCGCAACCACAAGAAATGACCTATTTGTATTCTGGTACATATGAGGCTTATATGGATTACTATGCACCATATCAGATCCAAGATGCGATGATTCAACGGGCAGTGGCGCAGGGCATACCGCTTTATAATTTTTATGGTATTTCAGGCCGGTTTGATGGCTCTGATGGTGTGTTAGGCTTTAAAACAGCATTTGCTGGACATGCGCGTCAGTTAGTCGGCGACTTTATTTTACCGGTGAATGGCACAAAATACCGGCTTTACCGGTTACTAAAGCGTTTAACAGGCCGCGGTTAA
- a CDS encoding metal-dependent hydrolase, producing the protein MELTHFGHAALRIVSDGTTILVDPFITQNPFLNHADELVETLAADFIIVTHPHADHVGDTLAIAQRTGATIVVLADTHYDFLATNDLPVIAPNFGGEVQLTPTIKVKFYPAWHAVTTDGHASMSAGFALTIEGKLLYFAGDTGLYSDLKLVALRQPVDMAFLPIGGYYTMTQDDALIAASFLTAAHVLPIHYDTFPKIKADVTRFIADLPAGVGFKPAIGQPFNF; encoded by the coding sequence ATGGAATTGACACATTTTGGACATGCAGCATTACGGATCGTGTCAGATGGCACAACGATCTTAGTGGATCCGTTTATCACGCAAAACCCTTTTTTAAATCACGCTGATGAACTAGTTGAGACACTGGCGGCTGATTTTATTATCGTGACCCATCCTCATGCAGATCATGTGGGCGACACGTTGGCGATTGCACAACGTACAGGGGCCACAATTGTTGTCTTAGCAGATACGCACTATGATTTTTTGGCGACCAACGACTTGCCGGTTATTGCGCCTAATTTTGGCGGTGAGGTGCAACTCACCCCAACCATTAAAGTTAAATTCTACCCAGCCTGGCATGCGGTGACGACTGATGGACATGCTAGTATGTCGGCAGGATTTGCCTTAACTATTGAAGGCAAATTATTGTATTTTGCAGGCGATACGGGGTTGTATTCTGATTTAAAATTGGTAGCATTGCGACAGCCAGTGGATATGGCGTTTTTGCCCATTGGTGGCTATTATACGATGACACAAGATGATGCCTTGATTGCAGCGAGTTTCTTAACGGCAGCGCACGTGCTGCCAATCCACTACGATACTTTTCCAAAAATTAAAGCTGATGTGACGCGTTTTATTGCTGACTTACCGGCTGGTGTTGGCTTCAAACCAGCGATTGGTCAACCCTTTAATTTTTAG
- a CDS encoding LCP family protein, with product MDNEIMSRSARREQQQQTPQMPNGGGQPPKKPRRRRKWWRWLLGLIVVLGIIGGIVFATILGNVHKSVDKMYRSADVTKARNVTDLLKAGKPFSMLVLGTDTGALKRDRTGLTDSMMLITVNPKTKTTTMMSIPRDIMVAIAGAESTFPQKLNAAFPIAGVGATITTLQNYLNVPIDFYVLVNMGGLEKLIDQVGGVQVVSPLTFTYTPEADTTPETFKYFKGKSQFEYAKDGKNFKSYTTMDGNAALSFSRMRYEDPQGDYGRQLRQRLVLQALLKKSASVSTLLNDKFMASIATNVETDMTYNDLMNLAKKYMPATKKQVSEHMQGVGDMYAGVSYQMVPESEKQRVTNKLRQSLDLPAKKTGTQFGSAVPASDYWIAERNLNVINETLDPQ from the coding sequence ATGGACAATGAAATCATGAGCCGGTCAGCACGGCGTGAACAACAGCAACAAACACCACAGATGCCAAATGGTGGCGGGCAGCCACCAAAAAAGCCGCGTCGGCGTCGTAAATGGTGGCGCTGGTTATTGGGATTAATCGTGGTACTCGGTATTATTGGTGGGATCGTCTTTGCTACGATTTTAGGTAACGTCCACAAGTCAGTGGATAAGATGTATCGTAGTGCTGATGTTACCAAAGCACGTAATGTCACTGATCTCTTGAAAGCGGGGAAGCCGTTTTCAATGCTTGTCTTAGGGACTGATACTGGGGCGTTAAAGCGTGATCGTACTGGCTTAACTGACTCGATGATGCTCATTACGGTGAACCCAAAGACGAAAACAACGACGATGATGTCGATTCCACGGGATATCATGGTCGCCATTGCTGGAGCAGAATCGACTTTCCCACAAAAGTTAAACGCAGCCTTTCCAATTGCTGGGGTGGGTGCGACAATCACGACCTTACAAAACTATCTAAACGTGCCGATTGACTTTTATGTGTTGGTGAACATGGGTGGTTTAGAAAAGTTGATTGATCAAGTTGGCGGTGTGCAAGTGGTCTCCCCATTGACTTTTACTTATACGCCAGAAGCAGATACAACACCTGAAACCTTTAAATACTTTAAGGGCAAATCACAGTTTGAATATGCCAAGGATGGTAAAAATTTCAAATCCTATACCACCATGGATGGTAATGCCGCTTTGTCATTTTCGCGAATGCGTTATGAAGATCCGCAAGGCGATTATGGTCGCCAGTTACGGCAACGTCTCGTTTTGCAAGCATTACTGAAAAAATCAGCTAGTGTATCAACGCTGTTGAACGACAAGTTTATGGCCTCGATTGCAACAAACGTTGAAACCGATATGACTTACAATGATCTGATGAATCTAGCCAAGAAATATATGCCGGCAACTAAAAAGCAAGTGTCTGAACATATGCAAGGTGTTGGTGACATGTATGCTGGGGTTAGTTACCAAATGGTACCTGAATCGGAGAAACAACGTGTGACGAATAAATTACGACAATCACTAGACTTACCGGCTAAAAAGACTGGGACGCAGTTTGGGAGTGCGGTACCAGCGTCTGATTACTGGATTGCTGAGCGAAATCTTAACGTGATTAACGAAACACTAGATCCGCAATAA